A stretch of Metabacillus sp. FJAT-52054 DNA encodes these proteins:
- a CDS encoding DUF4037 domain-containing protein, with amino-acid sequence MELNDLAVKIADVYNSNPKVDYIWLGGSVSRGWEDCFSDIELFLCWREEPSDEDRLFPIQEVQGEIIDFHDYEDEEWSETYHALGVKMEISHFLTRTADSVLGDVVDRSSTDLEKQCLAAAVFNGKCLAGESAFQRLIEKVSVYPESLKLAMITENLELGSRWRNRYALVERQDWLLLHQIFVNVQKNVMSVLFALNETYVHHPGFKWQRQSLGEMNSKPSLAAERMENVFLQDPKQGLVILEELLKDVYQLVKDECPDLSIDHLIQANQSARLQQKNR; translated from the coding sequence AACAGCAATCCAAAAGTGGATTATATATGGCTTGGAGGATCTGTATCCAGAGGATGGGAGGATTGCTTTTCCGATATTGAGCTTTTTCTCTGCTGGCGAGAAGAACCAAGTGATGAAGACCGGCTTTTCCCCATTCAAGAGGTCCAGGGAGAAATCATAGATTTTCATGACTATGAAGACGAAGAATGGTCAGAAACCTACCACGCTCTCGGAGTCAAAATGGAAATCAGCCATTTTTTGACGAGAACTGCAGATTCAGTTTTAGGAGATGTAGTTGACCGTTCATCCACAGATCTTGAAAAACAATGTCTCGCGGCTGCTGTTTTCAATGGAAAATGCTTAGCGGGAGAAAGCGCATTTCAGAGGCTGATAGAAAAAGTATCCGTCTATCCGGAATCTTTAAAGCTTGCAATGATAACAGAGAATTTAGAGCTTGGAAGCAGATGGAGAAACCGGTACGCTCTTGTGGAAAGACAGGATTGGCTCTTGCTCCATCAGATTTTTGTCAACGTACAGAAAAACGTAATGAGTGTACTTTTTGCATTAAATGAAACCTATGTTCATCATCCGGGGTTTAAGTGGCAGAGGCAGTCTCTTGGCGAAATGAATAGTAAGCCATCATTAGCAGCGGAGCGCATGGAAAATGTCTTTTTGCAGGATCCGAAGCAAGGTTTGGTGATTTTGGAGGAGCTGTTAAAAGACGTCTATCAATTGGTGAAGGATGAATGCCCTGACCTAAGTATTGATCATCTCATTCAAGCCAATCAATCTGCCCGTTTACAGCAAAAAAACAGGTGA
- a CDS encoding RDD family protein produces the protein MHKNPAGFWIRLGANLIDGIIFAVIGYFLVLIMGEGIGNSATSGIQFFYGLLLPIFWYGYTVGKRAVSIRILRVNGTNVTFWTMIKRSVVSGILYSAPIGIGAIIALTMAWTEIAQVLANPTDPSLAINNSMMSAFAVFIGGMLLSSIMLLASAIMVGVREDKRSLHDLIAGTYVTRNSPGEPAVTGINEVKEA, from the coding sequence ATGCATAAAAATCCTGCAGGCTTTTGGATTCGCTTAGGCGCAAATCTGATTGATGGAATTATTTTTGCAGTTATAGGTTACTTTTTGGTTTTAATCATGGGAGAAGGCATTGGGAATAGTGCTACGAGCGGTATTCAGTTCTTTTATGGACTTCTGCTTCCGATTTTCTGGTACGGATATACGGTGGGAAAAAGGGCCGTCAGCATTCGTATTTTACGAGTAAACGGGACAAACGTCACGTTCTGGACTATGATCAAACGTTCAGTGGTAAGCGGTATTCTCTATAGCGCTCCAATTGGTATCGGAGCCATTATTGCGCTTACCATGGCATGGACTGAGATTGCACAAGTCTTAGCCAACCCCACGGATCCAAGTTTAGCAATAAACAATTCAATGATGTCAGCTTTTGCTGTTTTCATTGGAGGAATGCTGCTTTCCTCAATCATGCTTTTAGCAAGTGCCATTATGGTGGGTGTGAGGGAAGATAAGCGCTCATTGCATGATTTGATTGCCGGTACATATGTAACCCGTAATTCGCCAGGTGAACCAGCTGTTACTGGGATTAATGAAGTTAAAGAAGCATAA
- a CDS encoding threonine synthase, whose translation MQYSYMTRLFCPKCGRNYDPEQIHQLCTCGSPLLVDYDYEELKKVWTKESLAARSSNIWRYHELLPVRKEENAVTMGEGGTPILPVSKMGEKYGISHLFMKDEGLIPTGSFKARGAAVGLSKAKELGVKKFAMPTNGNAGAAWSLYAARAGLEANVVMPVDAPVTTRKECAASGARLWLVNGLISDAGKMVGELVGKKGYYDASTLKEPYRIEGKKTMGLEIAEQFNWEVPDVILYPTGGGVGLIGIYKAMVELQKLGWISSDKIPRLVAVQADGCAPIVKAWEEGKQESEFWNNSKTGAFGINVPKAIGDFLVLDAIYQTKGCAVSVSEEAIQLAQLDVASKEGLFICPEGAAVFAAAQKLREEQWIKEDDTVVLLNTGQGIKYADDLEAEVPVLEPGDSLV comes from the coding sequence ATGCAGTATAGCTATATGACCAGGCTCTTTTGCCCTAAATGCGGGAGGAATTATGATCCCGAGCAAATTCATCAATTGTGTACATGCGGCTCTCCGCTGCTGGTGGATTATGATTATGAAGAATTAAAAAAGGTATGGACGAAGGAAAGTTTAGCTGCAAGATCAAGCAATATATGGAGATACCACGAGCTCCTGCCAGTAAGAAAAGAAGAGAATGCAGTTACGATGGGCGAGGGAGGAACTCCGATACTGCCTGTTTCGAAAATGGGTGAAAAATATGGAATTTCTCACCTATTCATGAAGGATGAGGGGCTGATTCCGACGGGGTCCTTTAAAGCAAGGGGAGCGGCAGTTGGGCTCTCGAAAGCGAAAGAGCTTGGAGTCAAAAAGTTTGCGATGCCAACGAATGGGAATGCAGGTGCAGCATGGTCGCTTTATGCCGCCAGGGCAGGTCTTGAAGCGAATGTCGTTATGCCGGTTGATGCTCCCGTCACGACCCGAAAGGAATGTGCAGCTTCGGGAGCAAGATTGTGGCTGGTAAACGGGCTGATCAGTGATGCCGGAAAAATGGTGGGTGAGCTAGTCGGCAAAAAAGGGTATTATGATGCTTCCACCTTAAAAGAGCCATACCGAATTGAAGGAAAGAAGACGATGGGACTCGAGATCGCAGAACAGTTTAATTGGGAAGTTCCGGATGTCATTCTTTATCCGACAGGCGGAGGAGTCGGACTGATCGGTATTTATAAAGCCATGGTCGAACTGCAGAAACTTGGCTGGATTTCGTCTGACAAAATACCCCGGCTAGTTGCTGTTCAGGCGGATGGATGTGCCCCGATAGTGAAAGCATGGGAAGAAGGAAAGCAGGAATCCGAATTCTGGAACAATTCCAAGACAGGGGCCTTTGGAATCAATGTACCAAAAGCGATTGGAGATTTTCTCGTTCTTGATGCGATTTATCAGACGAAAGGCTGTGCCGTGTCTGTATCAGAGGAAGCCATTCAACTTGCACAGCTGGATGTCGCGTCGAAGGAAGGGCTTTTCATTTGTCCTGAAGGGGCGGCCGTTTTTGCTGCTGCCCAAAAGCTGCGTGAAGAGCAATGGATAAAGGAAGATGACACGGTTGTCCTGCTTAACACAGGACAGGGGATTAAGTATGCAGATGATCTCGAGGCAGAGGTTCCAGTCCTTGAACCGGGTGACTCCCTCGTATAA
- a CDS encoding C40 family peptidase has product MKMKVIAAIAISSCLAISLPFIKSSAATILQTAKQYMGTSYSSKGNTPAEGFNSAGFVQYVFKKTKGMELPPLSSEQWSFGTEVKRESLQPGDVLFFNDSSGGKLSTTGIYEGNGRMIYSSVSKGVTSVGFQNSNYWNSRYAGAKRITGPLKMASANPVISKGLQYLNVPYTEGGQSPDGFDCSGFTKYVYEKASGIYLPETPEQQWAVGASVARENVQPGDLVFFKDTHRPGISHVGIYAGNNQILNATRIGGANKVTVSYLTNNFLQEKFAGIKRVSGLGIDRSEPVVKNAEELVGTKFAKNGVSPETGFDTSGFVQYVFKKSKGMQLPRYGNQQINLGQEVAEKDLKPGDLVFFQTGSIVPAIYAGKGQVILTSNDGVKVIHYKVSTYWSGKYLKAKRI; this is encoded by the coding sequence ATGAAAATGAAAGTAATCGCCGCCATAGCAATAAGCTCTTGTTTAGCAATTAGTCTCCCGTTCATTAAGTCATCTGCAGCTACAATCCTGCAAACAGCCAAGCAGTACATGGGTACAAGCTATTCAAGTAAAGGAAATACACCGGCTGAAGGGTTTAATTCAGCCGGATTCGTTCAATATGTTTTTAAGAAAACAAAGGGAATGGAACTTCCGCCTCTATCAAGCGAGCAGTGGAGCTTTGGAACAGAGGTAAAAAGGGAAAGCCTGCAGCCGGGGGATGTCCTTTTTTTTAACGATTCATCCGGCGGAAAGCTTTCAACAACCGGAATTTATGAAGGAAATGGGCGGATGATATACAGCTCTGTGTCGAAAGGAGTTACATCTGTCGGATTTCAAAACTCTAATTACTGGAACAGCCGCTATGCGGGTGCGAAGCGGATTACCGGCCCGCTGAAGATGGCATCGGCTAACCCGGTTATTTCAAAAGGGCTTCAGTATTTAAATGTTCCTTATACAGAGGGAGGCCAGTCGCCTGATGGATTTGACTGCTCCGGATTCACTAAGTATGTGTATGAAAAAGCATCCGGAATCTACTTGCCGGAAACCCCTGAACAGCAATGGGCGGTTGGAGCTTCGGTAGCGAGGGAAAACGTCCAGCCGGGAGATCTTGTGTTCTTCAAAGACACACATCGGCCCGGAATTTCCCACGTTGGCATTTACGCAGGAAATAACCAAATTCTCAATGCGACACGGATTGGCGGCGCGAATAAAGTAACGGTCAGCTACCTCACGAATAATTTTTTACAGGAAAAATTCGCGGGAATAAAACGGGTCAGCGGACTTGGGATCGACCGAAGTGAGCCCGTGGTGAAGAATGCTGAAGAACTTGTCGGAACAAAGTTCGCGAAGAACGGAGTTTCTCCGGAAACCGGATTTGATACATCCGGTTTCGTGCAGTATGTATTTAAGAAGTCGAAAGGCATGCAGCTGCCAAGGTACGGAAATCAGCAGATTAACCTGGGACAGGAAGTTGCAGAAAAGGACCTTAAACCAGGGGATCTCGTCTTTTTCCAAACCGGCTCAATCGTACCTGCTATCTATGCCGGTAAAGGGCAGGTAATCCTCACATCAAATGATGGAGTAAAAGTCATTCATTACAAGGTGAGCACTTACTGGTCCGGCAAATATTTAAAAGCTAAACGCATATAA
- a CDS encoding YfhD family protein — MGRGHKLHNRDKNKNSLPQVPKQLKRETDGTYEEYSRELADQADVKAQARASAANERQQKSH; from the coding sequence TTGGGAAGAGGACACAAACTGCACAATCGTGATAAAAACAAGAATAGTCTTCCTCAAGTTCCGAAGCAGCTGAAAAGAGAAACGGATGGAACGTACGAGGAGTATTCCCGTGAATTAGCCGACCAAGCGGACGTGAAAGCACAGGCGAGAGCCAGCGCGGCAAACGAACGTCAGCAAAAAAGCCACTAA
- a CDS encoding YfhE family protein: MMEKKRHENSKRTLTTAQEVLFGKEFKAADRAGGFTKKKN; the protein is encoded by the coding sequence ATAATGGAGAAGAAACGACATGAGAATTCTAAGAGAACACTGACCACTGCACAGGAGGTTCTCTTCGGGAAAGAATTTAAAGCGGCTGACCGTGCTGGCGGTTTTACGAAGAAGAAGAACTAG
- a CDS encoding GNAT family N-acetyltransferase, protein MLKKRDIHDSHALYELMVHPDVFPYVRHKADSIEEYLFLTKQTIEAEERSELISRTILDEWGSPIGTISLFDLQENAGFLGTWLGKPYHGKGYNQAAKDAFFNELFYELGIDTIFLRIRKVNVRSTKAAEKLPYVECANETRRALLEQINNGEDIYSLFEIKKDLYTLYTMRTPSAAEEQHLKEA, encoded by the coding sequence ATGCTTAAAAAACGTGACATTCACGATAGTCATGCGCTGTATGAACTCATGGTACACCCCGACGTCTTCCCTTATGTACGTCATAAAGCTGATTCAATCGAGGAATATTTGTTTTTAACCAAGCAAACAATCGAAGCCGAAGAGCGCAGTGAATTGATTTCACGGACCATTCTTGACGAATGGGGCTCTCCAATCGGGACCATCAGTCTTTTTGATCTCCAGGAAAACGCCGGGTTCCTCGGAACCTGGCTCGGCAAGCCTTACCATGGTAAGGGCTACAACCAAGCAGCTAAAGACGCATTTTTCAATGAACTATTCTACGAACTGGGTATCGACACCATTTTCCTCCGCATCCGGAAAGTCAACGTCCGGTCCACTAAAGCGGCAGAAAAACTTCCATACGTAGAATGTGCCAATGAAACACGCAGAGCGCTGCTGGAACAAATCAACAACGGCGAAGACATCTACAGCCTATTTGAAATTAAAAAGGATTTATATACACTCTATACTATGAGAACCCCTTCCGCTGCGGAAGAACAGCACCTGAAAGAAGCATAA
- a CDS encoding amidohydrolase, which translates to MTCTLFKRATIFPVTSEILYASDLLVENGKIVKIGKNIPAPDECTIIDCQDQYLFPGLIDVHTHLGLYDEGTGWAGNDANETVEPLTPHIRALDGVHPLDSGFRDAISHGITTVHIMPGSANVIGGTTSVIKTWGVNISDMLIKETAGLKIALGENPKRIHSTGNKDSITRMGIMGMLREAFYLAKYCDEKEDFRSLSIRRALRREIPVRIHAHRADDILSAIRFAEEFNLDYRIEHCTEGHLIADEFAGTNAKVSVGPTFTRRSKIELRNKSWQTYQALTDKGVEVSITTDHPYTPIQYLNVVASLAVREGFDEQKAIEGITITAARNLQVDHRIGSLEVGKDADLVLWSHHPFHYLAKPKCTMIDGKFVFEDSKWASEKGIKIGQKNQ; encoded by the coding sequence ATGACCTGCACATTATTTAAGCGCGCTACTATTTTTCCCGTCACTTCCGAAATTTTATATGCTTCCGATCTTCTTGTTGAAAATGGGAAAATCGTCAAAATCGGAAAAAACATTCCCGCACCTGATGAATGCACAATCATTGATTGTCAGGATCAATATTTGTTTCCGGGACTGATCGATGTCCATACCCATCTAGGTCTTTATGATGAAGGAACCGGATGGGCCGGAAACGACGCCAATGAAACCGTTGAACCTTTGACACCTCATATCCGGGCCCTTGATGGCGTTCATCCGCTTGACTCCGGATTCCGTGATGCAATTTCACACGGAATAACGACGGTTCACATTATGCCCGGGAGCGCCAACGTAATCGGCGGAACGACATCTGTTATCAAAACCTGGGGTGTCAACATAAGCGACATGCTGATTAAGGAAACCGCTGGTCTAAAAATTGCCCTTGGTGAAAATCCGAAACGGATCCACAGTACAGGCAATAAGGATTCCATCACCAGGATGGGGATTATGGGCATGCTCAGAGAAGCCTTTTATCTCGCAAAATACTGCGACGAAAAAGAGGATTTCCGCTCTCTTTCCATCCGCCGGGCATTGAGACGCGAAATCCCTGTCCGTATTCACGCACACAGAGCAGACGATATCCTATCTGCCATTAGATTCGCGGAGGAGTTCAATTTAGATTACAGAATTGAGCACTGTACAGAAGGTCATCTCATTGCCGATGAATTTGCAGGCACGAATGCAAAGGTTAGTGTTGGACCGACCTTTACAAGACGGTCAAAAATCGAGCTTAGAAATAAAAGCTGGCAAACGTATCAGGCCCTTACCGATAAAGGGGTAGAAGTATCCATTACAACGGATCATCCCTACACACCTATCCAATATTTAAATGTCGTAGCTTCACTCGCCGTACGTGAAGGCTTCGATGAGCAAAAAGCGATCGAAGGCATCACAATTACCGCAGCACGCAATCTTCAAGTCGACCACCGCATCGGCAGCTTAGAGGTTGGAAAGGATGCAGATTTGGTTCTCTGGAGCCACCACCCCTTCCATTATTTAGCGAAGCCAAAGTGCACAATGATTGACGGAAAATTCGTGTTTGAAGACTCCAAATGGGCCTCTGAAAAAGGGATAAAAATTGGCCAAAAAAACCAATAA
- a CDS encoding TIGR01777 family oxidoreductase, with the protein MKIAIAGGSGFVGKHIAQYFAREGHNVVILTRSEKEGYGNIEYAKWMDGAKPIPSLEGLDVMINLAGKSISSRWTEETKKEIVESRVESTREVYKILNGMDKKPSVFINASAVGIYGTSEEKTFTEESNGTDEDFLSSTVQKWEQEASMIRDLGIRTVYARLGIVLGEGGVLQKMILPYKLYGGGPLGSGTQWMSWIHVTDIAGLMDFIIHHDEISGPINMTSPNPVQMETFGKTLGKVINKPHWLPAPSSAIKLALGEMSILLLEGQRVLPKKAIENGYTFIFPSLEPALSDIIK; encoded by the coding sequence ATGAAAATAGCAATCGCAGGAGGATCCGGTTTCGTCGGAAAACATATCGCCCAATACTTTGCAAGAGAAGGCCATAACGTCGTTATCCTAACCAGAAGTGAAAAAGAAGGCTATGGAAACATTGAATATGCGAAGTGGATGGATGGGGCTAAACCTATTCCAAGTCTGGAAGGCCTGGACGTTATGATCAACCTTGCAGGAAAATCAATCAGCTCCCGCTGGACAGAGGAAACGAAGAAGGAAATTGTAGAAAGCCGCGTTGAATCCACTAGAGAAGTTTATAAAATACTGAACGGAATGGACAAAAAACCGTCTGTATTTATAAATGCAAGTGCTGTTGGAATTTACGGGACGTCTGAAGAAAAAACATTTACAGAGGAGTCGAACGGAACGGATGAAGATTTCCTTTCAAGCACCGTTCAAAAATGGGAACAGGAAGCATCGATGATTCGCGATTTAGGGATCCGCACCGTTTACGCCAGACTAGGAATTGTGCTCGGAGAAGGAGGCGTGCTCCAGAAAATGATCCTCCCTTATAAATTATACGGCGGAGGCCCGCTTGGCTCAGGTACCCAGTGGATGTCATGGATTCATGTAACGGATATTGCCGGGCTAATGGATTTCATCATCCATCATGATGAAATTAGCGGGCCGATAAACATGACATCACCCAACCCTGTTCAAATGGAAACCTTCGGGAAAACGCTGGGCAAAGTCATCAACAAGCCGCACTGGCTGCCGGCACCAAGCAGCGCCATTAAGCTTGCACTTGGGGAAATGAGCATTCTTTTATTGGAAGGACAGCGTGTTCTTCCGAAAAAAGCGATTGAAAACGGCTATACTTTTATTTTCCCATCGCTTGAACCTGCTCTGTCTGACATAATAAAATAG
- the recX gene encoding recombination regulator RecX, protein MAFITKITSQQKNAERYNIYLDYGKGEEFGFGVDEHTLLKHGLAKGKELSELDIAEICTGDHVRKAYNSALDFLSYRMRSTMEIKQQLEKKEFQPETIQEVLHQLDESGLLNDQQFADAFTRTQWQSSGKGPAVIRQELIQKGIAPLDIEQALSLYSHEEQRDAAMVHAEKFMKKNHAISAFQIQKKLEQLLIRKGFSFNLISEVVQSLQFGGNQDDEKEALAKQANKVMYKYNKGNDYEYRQKMKQYLYRKGFQIELIDEFLENPEEFIQG, encoded by the coding sequence ATGGCTTTTATAACGAAAATTACGTCCCAGCAAAAAAACGCTGAGCGGTATAACATCTATTTGGATTATGGAAAAGGCGAAGAGTTTGGTTTCGGTGTGGACGAGCACACTCTGCTTAAACACGGCCTCGCAAAAGGCAAGGAACTTTCCGAATTGGACATTGCTGAAATCTGCACGGGTGATCATGTCAGAAAAGCGTACAATTCCGCTCTGGACTTTCTCAGTTATAGAATGCGCTCAACAATGGAAATCAAGCAGCAGCTGGAGAAAAAAGAATTCCAGCCTGAGACCATTCAAGAGGTGCTCCATCAGCTTGATGAATCCGGCTTACTTAATGATCAGCAATTTGCTGATGCATTTACGAGAACGCAATGGCAATCTTCAGGCAAGGGTCCGGCTGTCATAAGGCAGGAGCTGATTCAAAAGGGGATTGCGCCGCTTGATATTGAACAGGCTTTATCTTTATATTCGCATGAAGAGCAGCGCGATGCTGCAATGGTGCATGCTGAAAAATTCATGAAAAAGAATCACGCTATATCAGCCTTTCAAATTCAAAAGAAGCTTGAACAGCTTCTTATTCGCAAAGGCTTCAGTTTCAACCTAATCTCTGAAGTCGTGCAGTCGCTCCAATTCGGCGGCAATCAGGACGATGAAAAGGAAGCGCTTGCCAAGCAGGCAAATAAAGTGATGTACAAGTATAACAAAGGCAATGATTATGAATACAGGCAAAAAATGAAGCAATACTTGTATCGGAAAGGTTTTCAGATCGAACTCATTGATGAGTTTCTGGAAAACCCCGAAGAATTTATACAGGGTTAA
- a CDS encoding YfhH family protein — MQTQRYSEMTQFELNTEIGALKEKARKAEQMGMVNEFAVLDRKISMAKSYLLNPADYKAGDEYEIEGAPGEMFKIVYMNGIFAWGHRLETPDKEEALPISVLLKP; from the coding sequence ATGCAAACACAACGATACAGTGAAATGACCCAATTTGAACTGAATACTGAAATTGGAGCGTTAAAGGAGAAGGCAAGAAAGGCTGAGCAAATGGGGATGGTCAACGAATTTGCAGTGCTCGACCGGAAAATTTCAATGGCAAAATCCTATCTGCTGAATCCTGCTGATTATAAAGCTGGGGATGAATATGAAATCGAGGGGGCTCCTGGAGAGATGTTCAAGATTGTCTACATGAACGGAATCTTTGCATGGGGCCATCGTCTTGAAACCCCGGATAAAGAAGAAGCTCTGCCCATTTCGGTGCTCCTTAAACCATAA
- the sspK gene encoding small, acid-soluble spore protein K, translating to MKRNNSSLEAVRLRNKAKDFPIAERSEGEARAKGAYASKRADGSINDHPQERMRASGQREDYN from the coding sequence ATGAAGCGAAACAACTCATCACTGGAGGCGGTTCGATTGCGGAACAAAGCAAAGGATTTCCCCATTGCAGAAAGATCCGAGGGCGAAGCGCGTGCGAAAGGCGCGTATGCGTCCAAACGCGCTGACGGTTCGATCAACGATCATCCCCAGGAGCGTATGAGAGCTTCTGGCCAGAGAGAAGATTACAACTAA